One window of Pseudomonas sp. ML2-2023-3 genomic DNA carries:
- the surA gene encoding peptidylprolyl isomerase SurA gives MKIKLSECLRPLMLGALFLGTAASAAVQPLDKVVAIVDNDVIMQSQLDQRVHEVQQTIAKRGQGVPPASVLDQQVLERLIVENLQLQIGERSGIRITDEELNQAIGTIAQRNNMTIEQFRQALARDGLSYEDAREQVRREMIISRVRQRRVAERIQVTDQEVKNFLASDLGKMQMSEEYNLANILIPTPESASSDAIQNAAKQAEDVYNKLKQGADFGQMAIARSGSDTALEGGDMGWRKAAQLPPPFDRMLSEMPVGDVTPPVRTPGGFIILKLNAKRGGETVVVDEVHVRHILIKPSEIRSEAATKALAEKLYERISAGEDFAELAKNYSEDPGSALNGGDLNWVDPNSLVPEFREAMADTPQGVLSKPFKSQYGWHVLEVLGRRATDSTTQAREQQAMNALRNRKYDEELQSWLRQIRDEAYVEIKLPGATGTDSADQAAQ, from the coding sequence GTGAAGATCAAGCTTTCTGAGTGTCTGCGCCCGCTAATGCTGGGCGCGTTGTTCCTGGGTACTGCAGCCAGCGCTGCGGTACAACCCCTGGATAAAGTGGTGGCCATTGTCGATAACGACGTGATCATGCAGAGCCAACTGGATCAGCGCGTCCACGAAGTTCAGCAAACCATCGCCAAGCGTGGCCAGGGTGTTCCCCCTGCCAGCGTTCTGGACCAGCAGGTGCTTGAACGCCTGATCGTCGAAAACCTGCAACTGCAGATCGGCGAGCGTTCAGGCATCCGTATCACGGATGAAGAACTGAACCAGGCCATCGGCACCATTGCCCAGCGCAATAACATGACCATCGAACAGTTCCGCCAGGCTTTGGCCCGCGACGGCCTGTCTTATGAAGATGCCCGCGAGCAGGTACGTCGCGAGATGATCATCAGCCGTGTGCGTCAACGTCGTGTGGCTGAGCGCATCCAGGTAACGGATCAGGAAGTGAAAAACTTCCTGGCTTCGGATCTGGGCAAAATGCAGATGTCCGAAGAATACAACCTGGCCAACATCCTGATTCCAACGCCTGAGAGCGCGAGTTCAGATGCCATCCAGAACGCCGCCAAGCAAGCCGAAGATGTCTACAACAAGCTCAAGCAAGGCGCGGACTTCGGGCAAATGGCTATCGCTCGCTCCGGCAGCGACACTGCACTGGAAGGCGGCGACATGGGCTGGCGTAAAGCAGCTCAACTGCCACCTCCTTTTGACCGCATGCTCAGCGAGATGCCTGTGGGTGACGTAACACCGCCAGTGCGTACGCCTGGCGGCTTCATCATCCTCAAGCTGAATGCAAAACGCGGCGGCGAAACAGTGGTTGTGGACGAAGTGCATGTTCGCCACATCCTGATCAAACCAAGCGAAATTCGCAGCGAAGCGGCCACCAAGGCGCTGGCAGAGAAACTTTACGAGCGCATCAGCGCCGGCGAAGACTTTGCAGAGTTGGCTAAAAACTACTCCGAAGACCCGGGTTCCGCTCTTAACGGCGGCGATCTGAACTGGGTTGACCCCAACTCGCTGGTACCCGAGTTCCGCGAAGCAATGGCCGACACACCACAAGGCGTGCTGTCCAAACCCTTCAAAAGCCAATACGGCTGGCATGTACTGGAAGTCCTTGGCCGTCGCGCCACTGACAGCACCACCCAGGCACGCGAGCAACAGGCAATGAACGCTTTGCG
- a CDS encoding LPS-assembly protein LptD translates to MALKSPAFRKKFPLLVTGSLLAMQPLATPFAFAEEQYDCSVSASGGWDCAPKNSVAQLPPRPAHADGSVGASGETSEQVKQAPLVTEAKGRALKARSDDYSHLDWVPRDKLTAAQLAETGPYCAGSYVEPIRPGMNDTTSKSDSPTFIGAKASRYQQEEQVATLAGDVVMRQGSMQIEADEASLYQAESRGELNGKVRLRDNGALIVGDHADVQLDTGAAKVDNAEYVLHKSRIRGSALYAKRAEDSIIRLKDGTYTTCEPSSNAWQLKGNNITLNPATGFGTATNVTLRVKDIPVFYTPYIYFPIDDRRQSGFLPPSFSSSSDTGFMLVTPYYFNLAPNYDATLYPRYMTKRGLLMEGEFRYLTESSEGQFGAAYLNDDNDDRKRQTDYTDKRYMLNWQHKSGLDSRVLTEVDYTKISDPYYFQDLESDQIGVESRDYVNQQGAVSYRGDSYTAKLNAQAYQLATVTQITPYNMLPQLTLNGELPQQPGGLNIAYNTELVRFDRSLENGQYTNENGTTDDRLDTNVTGLARANGTRMNLAPSVSLPLNWSYGYLTPSLKYMYTQYDLDLDGTGKTQLATAGGKFDSSVSRSVPIASVDSGLYFDRNTNWFGTNYRQTLEPRAFYLYVPERNQDNIPIFDTSESTFSYSSLWRDNRFTGTDRVGDENKLSLGLTSRLIEDNGFERQRISVGQAYYFKDRKVQLPGIEDDRKDATSSMSPYALEYAYRFNRDWRATADYNWDPESRSPRSGSAMMHYQPEDNPNKVVNIGYRYRNDQVRYDQYTGKWIVGGGDFGTPGQPGYIKDYYKIQQHDFSVIWPIVPQWNAISRWQYDYNRNRTLEAFGGFEYDNCCWKLRLISRYWVSNDEYTQAAPLNEKGDHGLFLQVVLKGLGGVVGTKVESFLDKGIQGYREREDQAF, encoded by the coding sequence ATGGCATTGAAATCCCCCGCGTTTCGTAAAAAATTTCCGTTGCTGGTAACCGGCAGTTTGCTGGCCATGCAACCTCTAGCCACGCCGTTCGCGTTTGCCGAGGAGCAGTATGACTGTTCCGTGTCGGCTTCGGGTGGCTGGGATTGCGCACCAAAAAACAGCGTGGCGCAACTGCCACCGCGTCCGGCCCATGCCGACGGGTCTGTAGGTGCAAGCGGTGAAACCAGCGAGCAGGTCAAACAGGCCCCGCTGGTGACTGAGGCCAAAGGCCGTGCGCTAAAAGCGCGCAGTGACGACTACAGCCATCTCGACTGGGTGCCACGTGACAAACTGACCGCAGCGCAACTGGCCGAAACCGGTCCGTACTGCGCCGGTTCGTACGTAGAGCCCATCCGTCCGGGCATGAACGACACGACCAGCAAAAGCGATTCCCCGACCTTTATCGGCGCCAAGGCCTCCCGCTATCAGCAGGAAGAGCAGGTCGCGACCCTGGCCGGTGACGTCGTAATGCGTCAGGGCAGCATGCAGATCGAAGCCGACGAAGCCAGCCTGTATCAGGCTGAAAGTCGTGGCGAGCTCAATGGCAAGGTTCGCCTGCGCGACAACGGGGCCCTGATCGTAGGCGACCACGCCGATGTTCAACTGGACACGGGTGCGGCCAAGGTCGACAACGCCGAATACGTGCTGCACAAGTCGCGCATTCGCGGCAGTGCGCTGTACGCCAAGCGTGCCGAAGACTCGATCATCCGCCTCAAGGATGGTACGTACACCACGTGCGAACCCAGCAGCAACGCCTGGCAACTCAAGGGCAACAACATCACGTTGAACCCGGCTACCGGTTTCGGTACGGCGACCAACGTGACGCTGCGGGTCAAGGACATTCCGGTGTTCTACACCCCGTACATCTACTTCCCGATCGACGATCGCCGTCAGTCCGGTTTCCTGCCGCCGTCCTTCAGCAGCAGCTCCGACACCGGCTTCATGCTCGTGACCCCGTACTACTTCAACCTGGCACCCAACTACGATGCCACGTTGTACCCGCGCTACATGACCAAGCGCGGCTTGTTGATGGAAGGCGAGTTCCGTTACCTGACCGAGTCCAGCGAAGGCCAGTTCGGTGCCGCGTACCTCAACGACGATAACGACGACCGCAAGCGCCAGACCGACTACACCGACAAGCGCTACATGCTCAACTGGCAGCACAAGAGTGGCCTCGATTCCCGTGTACTGACCGAAGTCGACTACACCAAAATCAGCGACCCGTATTACTTCCAGGACCTGGAAAGTGATCAGATCGGCGTTGAAAGCCGTGATTACGTTAACCAGCAAGGTGCCGTCAGCTATCGTGGCGACAGCTATACCGCCAAGCTGAACGCACAGGCCTATCAACTGGCCACTGTTACTCAGATCACGCCTTACAACATGCTGCCGCAACTGACCCTTAATGGTGAACTGCCACAGCAACCGGGCGGCCTGAACATCGCCTACAACACCGAGCTGGTTCGATTCGATCGCAGCCTCGAAAACGGTCAGTACACCAACGAAAATGGTACTACTGATGATCGCCTGGACACTAACGTAACGGGTCTGGCTCGAGCCAACGGTACGCGCATGAACCTGGCCCCGAGTGTCAGCCTGCCGCTGAACTGGAGCTACGGCTACCTCACGCCGTCCCTCAAGTACATGTACACCCAGTACGACCTGGATCTGGATGGTACCGGCAAGACCCAATTGGCCACTGCAGGTGGAAAATTCGACAGTTCGGTTAGCCGCAGTGTGCCAATCGCAAGCGTCGACAGCGGGCTGTACTTCGACCGCAACACCAACTGGTTCGGCACCAACTACCGCCAGACCCTGGAGCCGCGTGCGTTCTATCTGTATGTCCCTGAGCGCAATCAGGACAACATCCCGATTTTCGACACCAGCGAAAGCACCTTCAGCTATTCCTCGTTGTGGCGTGACAACCGCTTCACCGGTACTGACCGCGTCGGTGACGAGAACAAGCTGTCACTGGGTCTGACCAGCCGCCTGATCGAAGACAACGGTTTTGAACGTCAACGCATCAGCGTGGGCCAGGCCTACTACTTCAAGGACCGCAAGGTTCAGTTGCCTGGCATTGAAGACGACCGCAAGGATGCAACTTCCAGCATGTCGCCGTATGCGCTGGAGTACGCCTATCGCTTCAACCGCGACTGGCGGGCCACTGCCGACTACAACTGGGACCCGGAAAGCCGCAGCCCGCGTTCTGGCAGTGCGATGATGCATTACCAGCCTGAAGACAACCCGAACAAGGTCGTCAACATCGGCTATCGCTATCGCAACGACCAGGTTCGCTACGACCAGTACACCGGCAAGTGGATCGTTGGTGGTGGTGATTTCGGAACCCCGGGTCAACCGGGTTACATCAAGGATTACTACAAAATTCAGCAGCACGACTTCTCGGTTATCTGGCCGATCGTGCCTCAATGGAATGCCATCAGCCGCTGGCAGTACGACTACAACCGCAACCGTACCCTGGAAGCCTTCGGTGGTTTCGAGTACGACAACTGCTGCTGGAAGCTTCGTCTGATCAGCCGTTATTGGGTATCCAACGACGAGTACACCCAAGCAGCCCCTCTTAACGAGAAGGGCGACCATGGTCTCTTCCTCCAAGTTGTGCTGAAAGGTCTCGGTGGCGTTGTTGGCACCAAAGTAGAGAGCTTCCTCGACAAAGGCATCCAAGGTTATCGTGAACGTGAAGATCAAGCTTTCTGA
- a CDS encoding phosphotransferase — MPDQDVRLQHLKVWLDEQLATLFANEGWGALPPATLTAASSDASFRRYFRWEGEGRSFVVMDAPPPQENCKPFVDIADLLRTCQINVPKVYAQDLDRGFLLLNDLGNKTFLDVINSTNADELFKDAIEALLAFQQLPMVEPLPSYDVALLRRELELFPEWYVRAHLGVDFNEQQLAAWQRVSTLLIDSALAQPKVLVHRDFMPRNLMLSIPNPGVLDFQDAVYGPVTYDITCLFKDAFLSWPEERVRAWLQDYWKLALPLGIPVQSNFEEFLRASDLMGVQRHLKVIGIFARICHRDGKPRYLADVPRFFSYIEGVLARRPELAELGELFASLGLVSEADA, encoded by the coding sequence ATGCCTGACCAAGATGTACGCTTGCAACACCTGAAAGTTTGGCTGGATGAGCAGTTGGCAACCTTGTTCGCGAATGAGGGGTGGGGTGCTTTGCCCCCGGCCACGCTGACTGCTGCCAGTAGCGATGCGAGTTTCAGACGCTATTTTCGCTGGGAAGGCGAGGGTCGCAGTTTTGTCGTCATGGATGCGCCGCCGCCCCAGGAAAACTGCAAACCTTTCGTCGATATTGCCGATTTGTTGCGTACTTGCCAGATAAACGTACCGAAAGTTTATGCCCAGGACCTCGATCGCGGCTTTCTTTTGCTCAACGATCTGGGCAATAAAACCTTTCTCGACGTGATTAACAGCACCAATGCCGATGAGCTGTTCAAGGATGCGATCGAAGCCTTGCTGGCGTTTCAGCAACTGCCGATGGTCGAGCCGTTGCCCAGCTATGACGTGGCCTTGTTGCGCCGCGAGCTTGAGCTGTTCCCCGAGTGGTACGTACGGGCTCACCTGGGTGTTGACTTCAATGAACAGCAACTGGCTGCCTGGCAACGGGTCAGCACACTGCTGATCGACAGTGCGCTGGCACAGCCCAAGGTGCTGGTGCACCGCGACTTTATGCCACGCAACCTGATGCTCAGTATTCCCAATCCCGGTGTGCTGGACTTTCAGGACGCCGTGTATGGCCCGGTGACGTATGACATCACCTGCCTGTTCAAGGACGCCTTTCTGAGCTGGCCCGAAGAGCGCGTGCGTGCCTGGCTGCAGGATTACTGGAAGCTGGCATTGCCCCTGGGCATCCCGGTGCAATCGAACTTTGAAGAGTTCCTGCGCGCCAGCGACCTGATGGGTGTGCAGCGGCACTTGAAAGTGATCGGCATTTTTGCACGCATTTGTCACCGTGATGGCAAACCGCGCTACCTGGCCGATGTGCCGCGCTTCTTCTCTTATATAGAAGGCGTGTTGGCGCGGCGTCCTGAGTTGGCCGAGTTGGGTGAGCTGTTCGCCAGCCTTGGACTCGTCAGCGAGGCCGATGCATGA
- the murU gene encoding N-acetylmuramate alpha-1-phosphate uridylyltransferase MurU: MKAMILAAGKGERLRPLTLHTPKPLICAGGVPLIEYHLRALAAAGFTEIVINHAWLGQQIEDHLGDGSRFGVSIRYSPEGEPLETGGGIFKALPLLGTEPFAVVNGDIWTDYDFGALRQPLTGLAHLVLVDNPAHHPTGDFCLNGKQVEDGVPGSDTLTYSGIAVLHPELFRECTAGAFKLAPLLRKAMVAGQVTGERLLGHWVDVGTHERLAEVESLIESSR; the protein is encoded by the coding sequence ATGAAAGCGATGATTCTGGCTGCCGGCAAGGGCGAGCGCTTGCGGCCACTGACCCTGCACACACCAAAGCCATTGATTTGCGCTGGCGGTGTGCCACTTATCGAGTACCACTTGCGGGCACTGGCGGCGGCGGGGTTTACCGAGATCGTGATCAATCACGCTTGGCTGGGCCAGCAAATTGAAGATCACCTGGGGGACGGTTCGCGCTTTGGCGTCAGCATCCGTTACTCCCCTGAGGGCGAGCCACTTGAAACCGGTGGCGGGATTTTCAAGGCGTTGCCATTGTTGGGTACTGAACCTTTTGCGGTAGTGAACGGTGATATCTGGACCGATTACGACTTTGGCGCCTTGCGTCAACCGCTGACGGGGCTGGCCCACCTGGTATTGGTGGATAACCCGGCGCATCACCCCACCGGTGATTTCTGCCTGAACGGCAAGCAGGTTGAAGATGGTGTGCCAGGTAGCGATACGTTGACCTACAGCGGTATTGCCGTGCTCCACCCGGAGTTGTTCAGGGAATGCACGGCAGGTGCTTTCAAGCTGGCACCTCTGTTGCGCAAGGCGATGGTTGCAGGGCAAGTAACGGGTGAGCGTTTGCTCGGGCACTGGGTCGATGTGGGCACACATGAACGTCTGGCCGAGGTCGAGTCGCTGATTGAGAGCTCCCGCTAA
- a CDS encoding TerB family tellurite resistance protein yields the protein MLWPGTLVGAGAGFFIASIPGAMLGALLGQALDRRLQLHSWAHLLERLGARPVLRNDELLFVLLGRLAKSGGRVVDRHIEQARLEMRQLDMEPAAQKRAIAAFNRGKSGNDSLRGYLRRLKAQPHAAEGVLRACWRMILADGRVAPQERELITRWGNWLGWTRQQVLALGGEYDAPKKPVATRAGTYQQSLTLLGVTATSDPAQIKRAYRRLLSRHHPDKVAGTGASTLQVREATEKTRELHQAYAFIREQHGF from the coding sequence ATGCTGTGGCCAGGGACTCTCGTTGGAGCCGGAGCGGGTTTTTTTATAGCCAGCATTCCGGGGGCCATGCTCGGGGCTTTATTGGGGCAAGCGCTGGACCGGCGCTTGCAGCTGCACAGTTGGGCGCATTTGCTTGAGCGCCTGGGTGCCCGGCCGGTGTTGCGCAACGATGAGCTGTTATTTGTGCTGCTCGGTCGACTGGCGAAAAGTGGAGGGCGAGTCGTGGACAGGCACATCGAGCAGGCGCGGCTTGAAATGCGTCAGCTCGACATGGAGCCCGCAGCCCAGAAGCGTGCTATTGCGGCGTTCAATCGCGGCAAGTCAGGTAATGATTCGTTGCGCGGCTACCTGCGGCGTCTTAAAGCTCAGCCCCATGCGGCAGAAGGTGTGTTGCGCGCCTGCTGGCGGATGATACTGGCTGATGGCCGCGTTGCGCCCCAGGAGCGTGAGTTGATCACGCGCTGGGGGAACTGGCTGGGCTGGACACGGCAACAGGTTCTGGCACTGGGGGGCGAATATGACGCCCCTAAAAAGCCGGTGGCGACTCGCGCCGGGACTTATCAGCAATCGCTGACCTTGCTTGGGGTTACGGCTACCAGTGATCCTGCGCAGATCAAACGTGCCTATCGACGATTGCTCAGCCGTCACCATCCGGACAAGGTTGCTGGCACAGGTGCCAGTACGCTGCAGGTAAGAGAGGCCACGGAAAAAACCCGTGAGCTGCATCAGGCCTACGCCTTTATCCGTGAACAGCACGGTTTTTAA
- a CDS encoding alpha/beta hydrolase family protein, which translates to MFSYRLVLPALYMSLLLPLASPVFATEAEAEAQPKPAVREPLPERSQEDAAALERQVPQHEQQQLQAPGDSFLALWKPANSTAPQGAVIIIPGAGETADWPLVVGPLRNKLPDANWASLSLSLPDMQSEASQAREDEPEKTPTTLATDSSSKAASTTAKPIEQAASAGTESPEPESIETVDALSEADAERIFARIDAAISFAQKQNMRSIVLLGHGSGAYWASRYISAKHPAQIQKLVMISAHTPAQAKSELSQLTPALDVALLDIFYKDQPLAREAALQRLQASKRANGSNFKQVGLFAIPGNRDGEQEQLFRRVRGWLSPQPVDK; encoded by the coding sequence ATGTTTTCTTATCGTCTGGTACTACCGGCCTTGTACATGTCGCTGCTATTGCCACTCGCCTCGCCAGTGTTTGCAACAGAAGCCGAGGCCGAGGCCCAGCCCAAACCTGCCGTGCGTGAACCGCTGCCCGAGCGTAGCCAGGAAGACGCGGCGGCTCTTGAGCGACAGGTTCCGCAACACGAACAGCAACAGCTTCAAGCCCCGGGCGACAGCTTTCTTGCCCTCTGGAAACCCGCCAACAGCACCGCCCCTCAAGGTGCGGTGATCATTATTCCCGGGGCCGGTGAAACCGCCGACTGGCCGCTGGTTGTCGGCCCTCTGCGCAACAAGCTGCCGGACGCCAACTGGGCCAGCCTGAGCCTGAGCTTGCCGGACATGCAAAGCGAAGCCAGTCAGGCGCGGGAAGACGAACCAGAAAAAACTCCTACGACATTAGCGACAGACAGTAGCAGCAAAGCAGCCAGCACCACAGCCAAACCCATCGAGCAGGCGGCCAGTGCAGGCACCGAAAGCCCGGAGCCCGAGAGCATTGAAACCGTTGATGCTTTGAGCGAAGCGGATGCCGAGCGCATCTTTGCCCGCATCGACGCGGCCATCTCCTTTGCCCAGAAACAAAACATGCGCAGTATTGTTTTGCTCGGCCACGGCTCAGGCGCCTACTGGGCATCGCGCTATATCAGCGCAAAGCACCCGGCCCAGATTCAGAAACTGGTCATGATTTCTGCGCACACACCCGCCCAGGCAAAGTCAGAGCTGAGCCAACTGACACCCGCCCTCGACGTGGCACTGCTGGATATTTTCTACAAGGACCAGCCACTTGCCCGCGAAGCCGCCTTGCAACGATTGCAGGCAAGCAAGCGAGCCAACGGTTCGAATTTCAAGCAGGTAGGATTATTCGCCATCCCGGGAAATCGGGATGGCGAACAGGAGCAACTGTTTCGTCGTGTTCGCGGCTGGCTCAGCCCCCAGCCTGTGGACAAGTAA
- a CDS encoding PAS domain S-box protein, with product MRRFCYLWVIGWLWLPLMGNAAPVPAAQLSADQREWLARHKELRVGLVLQAPYAKFDQRLQQLSGANVELMKWLAQALDVELIWRNYQDLAQLEQAARAGEIDLVPGLTQTPAGLRLWQFSDPYMRVPQLLVGTRNGTGSVDLERVDSQTRVAVRMPSATADFLRSSYPGLNLQGVPLERQALQLLLSQQATYAVIDEAQLSRLSVEPEFAELAVVGDVGLPQLLRVATRRDWPQLADIVERGLHAIPARDMEQLHSRWLQPKYPHLGPSPGFWQNLSLLMGALLLASMAIVVWQRRQQTALERALLSAREDLVVRTASAQALRLSQFSIDQSPVGILWVNWDSHVRYANRAAEDMLGYQPGAVLDRPLSDFEPGLNMDRWLNMWRRARNHKEGVHRSETLCVRADGSEFPADVTLSFLRFQTSEYLVVYLNDITERHRVQAALQESDARLQGIAANVPGLVFRLERSLLTGELDFPYISEGSESLAGFSPATLRLREVGLRSLVHPDDRADYHRVQDMALDSDSDWSWQGRILTRQGQQRWAEIKAITRRLDDGTVVWDGIVWDISESKRIELELDSSRGQLRELSAHLESVREEEKARIAREVHDELGQMLTVLKLETSMCELAYAQLDPGLNERLNSMKRLIAQLFQLVRDVATSLRPPILDAGISSAIEWQARRFEARTHIPCLVQVPEHLPPLGAAKEVGLFRILQEALTNVMRHAHAHTVELTLSVEGKELCLNISDDGQGFVPDTGRPTSFGVVGMRERVLMLGGTLSLHSVPGEGTTLIVRVPLVDKS from the coding sequence ATGAGACGTTTTTGCTATCTGTGGGTTATCGGCTGGTTATGGCTGCCCTTAATGGGCAATGCGGCGCCTGTGCCTGCGGCCCAATTGTCGGCGGATCAGCGCGAGTGGCTGGCCCGGCACAAGGAGCTTCGGGTAGGACTTGTCTTGCAGGCGCCCTATGCCAAGTTTGATCAACGGTTACAGCAGCTTTCGGGCGCCAACGTCGAGCTGATGAAGTGGCTGGCCCAGGCGCTGGATGTTGAGCTGATATGGCGTAACTATCAGGACCTGGCGCAACTGGAGCAAGCTGCCCGCGCCGGAGAAATCGATCTTGTGCCCGGCTTGACCCAGACCCCGGCCGGTTTGCGGTTGTGGCAGTTTTCCGATCCTTACATGCGTGTGCCGCAGTTGTTGGTGGGCACACGTAATGGCACCGGTTCGGTGGACCTGGAACGAGTCGACAGCCAGACCCGGGTCGCGGTGCGCATGCCCAGCGCCACGGCCGATTTTTTGCGCAGCAGTTACCCCGGCCTCAACCTGCAAGGTGTGCCGCTGGAGCGTCAGGCTCTGCAACTGCTGCTCAGTCAGCAAGCGACTTATGCCGTTATCGATGAGGCCCAGCTCAGTCGTTTGTCGGTCGAGCCGGAGTTCGCGGAGCTGGCCGTGGTGGGTGATGTCGGCTTGCCGCAGCTGTTGCGGGTTGCGACGCGCCGCGACTGGCCCCAATTGGCCGACATCGTTGAGCGCGGGCTGCATGCGATCCCGGCGCGGGACATGGAGCAACTGCACAGCCGCTGGCTGCAGCCCAAGTATCCGCACCTTGGGCCATCGCCCGGCTTTTGGCAGAACCTGAGTTTACTGATGGGTGCGTTGTTGCTGGCCAGCATGGCGATTGTGGTGTGGCAGCGTCGCCAGCAAACGGCCCTGGAGCGCGCGTTACTCAGCGCCCGCGAAGATCTTGTCGTGCGCACGGCCAGTGCCCAGGCGCTGCGCTTGAGCCAGTTCTCAATCGACCAAAGCCCGGTGGGTATCTTGTGGGTCAATTGGGACAGCCACGTGCGCTATGCCAATCGAGCGGCTGAAGACATGCTCGGCTATCAGCCGGGTGCCGTGCTGGATCGACCGTTAAGCGATTTTGAACCGGGTCTGAACATGGACCGTTGGCTGAATATGTGGCGGCGTGCGCGCAATCACAAAGAGGGTGTTCACCGCAGTGAAACCCTATGCGTGCGGGCCGATGGCAGTGAGTTTCCCGCCGATGTGACCTTGAGCTTTCTGCGCTTTCAGACGTCGGAGTACTTGGTCGTGTACCTCAATGACATCACTGAGCGGCACCGGGTACAGGCCGCCTTGCAAGAAAGTGATGCGCGCTTGCAGGGCATTGCTGCCAACGTACCGGGGCTGGTCTTTCGTCTGGAGCGTTCGTTGCTGACGGGTGAACTGGATTTCCCCTATATCAGTGAGGGCAGCGAAAGCCTTGCCGGTTTTTCTCCGGCAACACTGCGCCTGCGCGAGGTAGGCCTGCGTAGCCTGGTGCATCCTGATGACAGGGCTGACTACCATCGTGTGCAGGACATGGCGCTCGACAGCGACAGTGACTGGTCATGGCAGGGTCGGATATTGACCCGTCAGGGGCAGCAGCGTTGGGCCGAAATCAAGGCGATAACCCGTCGCCTGGATGATGGCACCGTAGTATGGGATGGCATTGTCTGGGATATCAGCGAAAGCAAGCGCATTGAACTTGAGCTGGACAGTTCCCGCGGGCAGTTGCGTGAATTGTCGGCGCACCTCGAAAGTGTGCGCGAAGAAGAGAAAGCGCGCATCGCCCGTGAGGTTCATGATGAGCTGGGGCAGATGTTGACGGTGCTTAAACTGGAAACCTCGATGTGCGAGCTGGCTTACGCGCAGCTTGATCCGGGGTTGAATGAGCGGCTCAACAGCATGAAAAGGCTGATTGCCCAGCTCTTTCAGTTGGTGCGCGATGTGGCCACGTCACTGCGACCACCGATTCTGGATGCAGGTATCAGTTCGGCCATCGAGTGGCAGGCCAGGCGCTTTGAAGCGCGCACGCACATCCCGTGTCTGGTGCAGGTGCCGGAGCACTTGCCGCCGCTTGGAGCGGCCAAGGAAGTGGGCTTGTTTCGTATCTTGCAAGAAGCGCTGACCAATGTGATGCGCCATGCTCACGCGCACACGGTTGAGCTGACCTTGAGTGTGGAAGGCAAGGAGCTGTGCCTGAACATCAGTGATGATGGGCAAGGCTTTGTGCCTGACACTGGCAGGCCGACGTCCTTCGGCGTCGTGGGGATGCGTGAGCGGGTCTTGATGCTGGGCGGAACCTTGTCTCTGCACAGTGTTCCGGGGGAGGGGACGACCCTGATTGTACGCGTGCCTTTGGTTGATAAAAGTTGA
- a CDS encoding response regulator transcription factor, producing the protein MIRVLVAEDHTIVREGIKQLIGLAKDLLVVGEASNGEQLLETLRHVPCEVVLLDISMPGVNGLEAIPRIRALNNPPAILVLSMHDEAQMAARALKFGAAGYATKDSDPALLLMAIRKVAAGGRYIDPDLADRMVFEVGLTDSRPLHALLSEREFSVFKRLAQGVNVNDIAQQLALSSKTISTHKARLMQKLNVTSLAELVKYAMEHKLL; encoded by the coding sequence GTGATTCGTGTACTGGTAGCGGAAGACCACACCATTGTGCGTGAAGGGATCAAGCAATTGATCGGCCTGGCCAAAGACCTGCTGGTGGTGGGTGAGGCCAGCAATGGGGAGCAGTTGCTGGAAACCTTGCGTCATGTGCCGTGCGAAGTCGTGCTGCTGGACATCTCCATGCCCGGGGTCAATGGCCTTGAGGCGATACCGCGTATTCGGGCCTTGAACAATCCACCGGCAATCCTGGTGTTGTCGATGCACGATGAAGCGCAAATGGCGGCGCGGGCGCTGAAGTTTGGGGCGGCGGGTTATGCCACCAAAGACAGCGACCCGGCGCTATTGCTGATGGCGATCCGCAAGGTGGCGGCAGGGGGGCGCTATATCGACCCGGACCTGGCTGACCGCATGGTGTTTGAAGTGGGCCTGACCGATTCGCGCCCTTTGCATGCCTTGCTGTCCGAGCGTGAATTTTCGGTGTTCAAGCGCCTGGCCCAGGGCGTTAACGTCAATGACATTGCCCAGCAGCTGGCGCTGAGCAGCAAGACCATCAGCACCCACAAGGCGCGCCTGATGCAAAAGCTCAACGTCACGTCGCTGGCCGAGTTGGTGAAATACGCGATGGAGCACAAGTTGTTGTAA